AGTCATCTATCCTAACATAGCTAACTGCAGCTTTTTGGAGTTGCTTATCTTGGACCTTTTGGGCATTTCCTGTATATAACACTGGACAAAATTTTCAAGGGCAAGAGGGATTCAAAAACAGTAGCCAAGAAGGTATGCTATGCAACCTCATACTCTAGTTAATTGCTAGTGGGCAGCAGTAAAGAATAATTACCCAAAATTCTATGATAATCATTCCAAGCCCAAATACTGCAAAAAATATGCATACCACCATGCCATGATTTTCGTTTAGAAAACAAGTTTACTTTCATATCTGTTTCAAGAATATGAGGATTAATCGAGTACAGGTAATCTTCAAATTGATTTTACTGAAACCTGAACAAGTAGCCTCTGGTCATTTCTAGCATAGCAGAAGGAAAGAGGCATTCTAAACTTCTGCATCAAATTATTTTCAGGTGTTGCTGGAACAGTTGACATCTTCTCCTTGGAACAACTTGCTTTTCATGATCTACTATGGATTTATTATTGAGGGTAAGTCTGTATCACATACTATAATTGTATTTAGACACCAGATATGTTAGAAGTACAAGTAAAGGAAAGGGCTAATGTAACAGATACAGTGAATTTTTTTGGGGTAATCAAGTATAATCACTTTCCTGGCTCCTTGATATCTGATTGCTGTGTGTAAAATGTAGAGTAAAGGTGCGTGGGTGGTTTGGGTGGTTGGGAGAGTGTACGGAAACACCTGCCAGTCACGTtcaagatttttaattttgtgaactcttaaatatattttagagttGAATAACTGCCAATGTCAAAAAGAGTGAAGGAAACATGTAAGCATATAGGctaggtttgaactttgaactaCCTTGCTATAAAGTTGTGCAGTTGCTGCTTGTTAtctttaaagaagaaagaatgtgAAATGCAGGAAGACCCTGGATGCatgtaaaaactaaaattaagaaGGATTATCCATCAGTGCAGCTTACAGCGTGGACGGTACTGCCCTGTTCCCATTATGAATTATTGTAATACATTGtgagaaaacaaaaggaaagtaATATCCCCATGTTTCTTCGATTATTTCAAACTGCAGTTCTGGCCTGTGGTTGGGTGGGTAAATCACCAGTACGTGCCATTGCAGTTCCGTGTCATTTTCCATAGCCTTGTTGCATTTTGCTGGTATGCGCGCGCCTAATCTCTCTTCAGTTCCACTACCTAATTTATCTCCACATCTtaattgcttttatttttcattaatctcTAATTCAAAAGTGgcgtttctttgttttctttttgtcctCAGGGGCATATTTTTAAATCTACGAGCAAGATCTTTGGTGTTGACAAAGACCAAGTgaacttcaaaagaaaaaatgccACTGCCTGTTCAGACGATTGATGCTCACAGTTTGTGATATATCTATGCAATGTATGGTATTGTTTAAACATTCGTGTATcgaaatatataaatttctacTCCTTGTCTTGTATCTGTTATTCATAATGAATGATCTGGAGATTCCCTTGGCCTTACTCGTTGGTAATTTCTAAGTATCTTCATTATTCATCCATTTCTGTTATTCCATTTCCAGAAATGAATTGTTGAATCAAACTGCAACAAGACATCATGACTTGATGCAATCAAGGAGATCCCAAACATTGCCAACTCATCACCTGTATTTTCTTGCTTGCCAGTCAGACTACACATGCATGTGTGAATGACAACCCAAGAAATGAGAACTTGTGTGAATTAATCATTCTTTGCTCGTGTACTTGAATTTGAACTACCCCGacaacacctatatatatatatatatatatatatatatatatatatatgcgtccCAAAGGTAGCATAAAACACAGAAGAGTTTGTTATAAGTTTTTGACAAACTGACATTGTTCCGGATGTTCAAGATATTagttgaaaggaaaaataaataaataataaaaataaaaatttgctgATTAATAAACTCTTGGGCTCTCCATTCTAAATTGACTAGGTTGGAATTGGAAAGGCGGATTTAGATATTGGTCTTTAAGTTTAAACTCCAAATCCTCTTCCTCTACGTTCAGATGCAGCCTAACTGTCAGGACGTTGGACCTAGCCATGTATTCCATATGATCTAATAGGATGAATTGAAGATATTAGAGTCTGATCACTAATTTGGAACTGCATGGGAACTGGACCCAACCtgtaaagcaataatatatCCGATATGGGGCCGGGGATGCCCAAAAGTTGACCCGATAAAAAGTAGATTGTTAAACAAATGATGCGCGATTACCATGCTTTCTGCTTTTacgatataaatatatttatttatagccCGCGCGGATTCAGAATTAAATGCACGTGTGTCCTTCTCATTGACAttccaattattattattattattattattttgatctgAAAAACCTCGGAAACAGTTTTTTTGTCTTAAGTCCTTGTCTGGTTCAATTAGCTACTACTCGTTGACTGTTCAAAGTCAGCAAAGTCATTACACTCGGCCTCTATATAGCTAAGACAACCAATTTCAAATACAACCACCACCAAATCCAAGAGGCGAACTCATCAGGGAGACCAGTATTATTGCCTAGAGATAATCTAACATGGCCATCCTTCAAGCTCCAAGATCCACGTGGTACTCTTTGGGTTCATCTTCGACCAGGCGTTGTACAAGAATTAATATTACAGCCACAATCAATTTGCCAAGAAACCAGGTAAGTCCTCATGATCTATCGATCCCCAAGATCATCGCGAGTAGAGTTTTGGTTGAGGAATTTGAAATGAGGACTGGTCACACGACTCTACCCACCCCTGGTTCGGAGAAGAATTACGATCATGACTCCATTATCAATCTAGACAACTCCAAAAGGCGCAGCCCAAATAATCCTCCTGATGCCATGGTGATTGCCAAGCTCTATGCAATCATGGATTCTGTTGCCGATAGAGTGGAGATGCATAAGAATATCGGGGCACAGCGCGACAACTGGAACCTCCTCCTTCTAACATCCATTAATGGAATCACTCTAACTGCTGCAACCTTGGCTGGACTCGCAGCCACCATTAATGCAAGTGGTCCTCCTCTTCTGGCGCTGAAGATATCTTCTACCATATTGTATTTAGCAGCCACTGGCATGTTGGCGGTGATGAACAAGATCCAGCCATCCCAACTAGCTGAAGAACAGCGCAACTCTGCGAGGTTATTTAAGCAGCTTCATCAAGAGATTCAAACGACTTTAGCTGTCCGCGATCCTACCGCCACAGACGTGAGTGACGCAATGGAGAAAGTCTTGGCTTTGGATAGGGCGTACCCACTTCCATTACTAGGGGCAATGCTTGAGAAATTTCCAAAAGCTGTGGAACCTACATTGTGGTGGCCGCCAAAAAGGCAAAGACAAGTAGGGAAGCTTGGTGAAGAAACAGATGGAAATGGATGGGATGGAAAGTTGGAAggggaaatgagagagatagCAAGGATTTTGAAGAGGAAGGATGTTGCTGAGTACTTGAAATTGAGTAAAAAAGCCCTAAAAGTAAGTGGCATCTTAGCAATATCTGGGCCCTTACTGACAGCAGTTGGAGCTTTGGGGTCTGCATTTGTGGGCACTATTCATGGGACACCTGCGGTGATGTTTGCAGTGATTGGAGGAGCCTTGGCAAGCGTGGTAAACACAATGGAGCATGGTGGGCAAGTAGGGATGGTGTTTGAAATGTACAGGAGCACTGCTGGTTTGTTTAGGCTAACACAAGAGACAATCGAGTCGAATATTAACGAGAGAGATGTTGAGGGAAGAGAGAATGGGGAAGTTCTCAAGCTGAAGGTGGCTTTACAGCTGGGCAGGAGTCTAACAGAACTCGAGAATCTGGCAGCTGCATCATCAAGAAATTATAAGCAAGCCGTTGATCAAGATCTTGCGAGCAAGCTCTTCTGGCAGATCATTTACTAGAGAAGGTTTTTGGTCTGTTAAGTCCGAGGGATGTTTAGATTTGTAAATGAGAATATCTGCCCACAGCTTCTTCCGTCTTCCTACAAATAATAGCCTCTAATAGTAGTTTGTCACGTAGACACCGCATTCCCTAAATATTGCTCCGCACCACACTACATTCCGTTTTCCTCACTCCTGATCCCCTCTCTTTCCGTGAGAATCCCTTGACCGAAAACCGTCCTTTCTCTGTatcctctctcatttttcaattcTAATTTGGCTCGGAAGAAGCTATTGTGCCGCCTCACTTGTATCGAtgggctttttctttttttctcttttttttacttaattgttaagaaattattttaagtagattgatatatttttttatttaataattaaaaaaatgattaaaaaatatgaaaaaaattgaaaaaaaaaaactagaaagcACGTCCAGCAGTATAATCTAAGCGGCATAGTAGCAACACCCGATTTGGGTTTGGTATTTGAAATCTTGGTTTTCGTTGGCCTCTATGTTAGCTCCGAGAAAGTGGAGGTATGTGAAGGGGACGAGGGTTTAGATTAGATTTTTAATGTTGCGGCGTTGTTTttgttgagattttaaaaaatgaaagatgtaggtttcaaatttaaaacttctcattttttgcttggattttaaaaaatgagagatctAAATGAAGCTGTTTTGGATTTGGGGTGATTTTAGCGGTCggaattttctaaattttattgcAATTTATATGATAAAAATGGCAACAGAACAAGTTTTGTTACCTTCGAGGGTGGAAGATGTTTTTCAACAACATGGTAGCAGAGTGAGTGACGGGGTTTCACTtcaaagaatttttcttgtatGATCAATCATTCTCTTGAAGTAATTTTGCTGTCTTTTGTTAAAAACAAATTCGTGAAATTTCATTATATAAACAAATTTGTGAGAGAGAGTTATGTTCTGGAAGAGACACTCTGATTCTGTATTTTATAGTTCATTCTTAGACAAATGTGAGGGAGGGTCTGGAGCTACTCCACCGATCTTGGAGGTCATACGACGTGCAGCGGTGGAGTGAGTGCCTTTGATAGTTTTAGGCTCGTAGGAAAAAACACTCTCACTAGTGTAAAATGGATTTTGATTTTGCCTTTGTAATGGTGTGATGCGGTTAATGAGTTTTCTATGTGCTTAGATGATGTATCAACTTATTATTGGCTTCCGTTAAAATCACAACATCGGATGTTCTGTTTCAAAGAGGAATTGTTTGTAAATACGTTGTCATTAAGCTAATTAAGGAT
This sequence is a window from Carya illinoinensis cultivar Pawnee chromosome 9, C.illinoinensisPawnee_v1, whole genome shotgun sequence. Protein-coding genes within it:
- the LOC122277367 gene encoding probable F-box protein At4g22030, which gives rise to MAILQAPRSTWYSLGSSSTRRCTRINITATINLPRNQVSPHDLSIPKIIASRVLVEEFEMRTGHTTLPTPGSEKNYDHDSIINLDNSKRRSPNNPPDAMVIAKLYAIMDSVADRVEMHKNIGAQRDNWNLLLLTSINGITLTAATLAGLAATINASGPPLLALKISSTILYLAATGMLAVMNKIQPSQLAEEQRNSARLFKQLHQEIQTTLAVRDPTATDVSDAMEKVLALDRAYPLPLLGAMLEKFPKAVEPTLWWPPKRQRQVGKLGEETDGNGWDGKLEGEMREIARILKRKDVAEYLKLSKKALKVSGILAISGPLLTAVGALGSAFVGTIHGTPAVMFAVIGGALASVVNTMEHGGQVGMVFEMYRSTAGLFRLTQETIESNINERDVEGRENGEVLKLKVALQLGRSLTELENLAAASSRNYKQAVDQDLASKLFWQIIY
- the LOC122275190 gene encoding peroxisomal membrane protein PMP22-like, which gives rise to MGSKSNKGLLHQYLSQLQRHPLRTKALTAGVLSGISDLVSQKLTGIQKIQLRRLLLKVLFGVAYLGPFGHFLYITLDKIFKGKRDSKTVAKKVLLEQLTSSPWNNLLFMIYYGFIIEGRPWMHVKTKIKKDYPSVQLTAWTFWPVVGWVNHQYVPLQFRVIFHSLVAFCWGIFLNLRARSLVLTKTK